The proteins below are encoded in one region of Amycolatopsis magusensis:
- a CDS encoding DUF2786 domain-containing protein: MSDQHQLLARVRKLLAKAEDPAVTEAEAEAYNTKAAELIARYGIDRAVLAAAGRHTDTITSVKIPMHNPYSKDKAQLLSCVADPLRCRVVLLCRGQTVQAVTVFGFRSDLDRVELLYTSLLLQATTQLARVRPGWAGQGQTVAAYRRTWLAGFSSAVRLRLKAAESRAVAEHDEPGGASAELIVLDRKKLVNDAYDAQYGRLRKASPRHLSGTGYTDGHFAGRRANLGTTHLKGGGIALPARTAS; encoded by the coding sequence GTGTCCGATCAACATCAACTGCTCGCGCGGGTGCGCAAGCTGCTCGCGAAGGCCGAGGACCCGGCGGTCACCGAAGCCGAGGCCGAGGCGTACAACACCAAGGCGGCCGAGCTCATCGCCCGCTACGGGATCGACCGCGCCGTGCTGGCCGCGGCCGGTCGCCACACCGACACCATCACCAGCGTCAAGATCCCGATGCACAACCCGTACAGCAAGGACAAGGCCCAGCTGCTGAGCTGCGTGGCCGACCCGCTGCGGTGCCGGGTGGTGCTGCTCTGCCGCGGCCAGACCGTGCAGGCGGTCACCGTGTTCGGCTTCCGGTCCGATCTGGACCGGGTGGAACTGCTGTACACCAGCCTGTTGCTGCAGGCGACCACCCAGCTGGCCAGGGTGCGGCCGGGCTGGGCCGGGCAGGGGCAGACGGTCGCGGCCTACCGGCGCACCTGGCTGGCCGGGTTCTCCTCGGCCGTGCGCCTGCGTCTCAAAGCCGCGGAATCCCGAGCCGTCGCCGAACACGACGAGCCCGGCGGCGCCTCCGCCGAACTCATCGTGCTGGACCGGAAGAAGCTGGTCAACGACGCCTACGACGCCCAATACGGCAGGCTGCGCAAAGCCTCGCCCCGCCACCTCTCCGGCACCGGCTACACCGACGGCCACTTCGCCGGCCGCCGGGCGAACCTCGGCACCACGCACCTGAAAGGCGGTGGTATCGCGCTACCCGCCCGCACCGCTTCCTGA
- a CDS encoding response regulator transcription factor has product MQRRVLIVEDERTIAESVAARLRAEGFEVQLAHDGPAGVAAAEATEPDLVVLDLMLPGYDGLEVCRRIQARRPVPVLMLTARADENDLLVGLAVGADDYLTKPFSIRELAARVHALLRRAGRTAAAEPERIVVGDLEIDPVRRRVRRAGSESHLTPIEFELLANLARRPDAVVTREELVSQVWGWEGPPRTVDSHVKALRRKLGADLIRTVHGVGYALEAR; this is encoded by the coding sequence ATGCAGCGAAGAGTGCTGATCGTGGAGGACGAGCGGACCATCGCCGAATCGGTCGCCGCCCGGTTGCGGGCCGAGGGGTTCGAGGTGCAGCTCGCGCACGACGGACCGGCCGGGGTCGCCGCCGCCGAAGCGACCGAGCCCGACCTGGTGGTCCTCGACCTCATGCTCCCCGGGTACGACGGTCTCGAGGTGTGCCGCCGCATCCAGGCCCGCCGCCCGGTGCCGGTGCTGATGCTCACCGCGCGCGCCGACGAGAACGATCTGCTGGTGGGGCTGGCCGTCGGCGCCGACGACTACCTGACCAAACCCTTCTCCATCCGCGAACTGGCCGCCCGCGTGCACGCACTGCTGCGGCGCGCCGGGCGCACGGCGGCGGCCGAGCCCGAGCGCATCGTCGTCGGTGATCTGGAGATCGATCCGGTACGCCGCCGCGTGCGCCGGGCGGGCAGCGAATCGCACCTGACCCCGATCGAGTTCGAACTGCTGGCCAACCTCGCGCGACGCCCGGACGCCGTGGTCACCCGCGAAGAGCTGGTTTCGCAGGTCTGGGGCTGGGAAGGCCCACCGCGCACAGTGGACAGTCACGTGAAAGCGTTACGCCGCAAGCTCGGCGCCGACCTGATCCGCACGGTCCACGGCGTCGGTTACGCGCTGGAGGCCCGATGA
- a CDS encoding SDR family oxidoreductase yields the protein MSTRQKTVFVTGASAGFGAAIVRRFAAEGAKVIATARRADKLADLAGELGDSVHPLELDVRDREAVTAAFADLPAAFAEVDVLVNNAGLAKGLKPAHQADPDDWQQMIDTNCAGLVHCTRAALPGMVERGRGHVVNLGSVAGTYPYPGGNVYGATKAFVHQFTLNLRSDLHGTGVRVTSVEPGMVGGTEFSVVRFEGDQSRADEVYSGMQPLTAEDIAESVHWVTAQPAHVNVNVLELMPVAQSFSPFQVHRA from the coding sequence GTGAGTACGCGACAGAAAACCGTCTTCGTCACCGGGGCCAGCGCGGGTTTCGGCGCCGCGATCGTCCGCCGGTTCGCCGCCGAGGGCGCCAAGGTGATCGCCACCGCGCGGCGTGCGGACAAGCTCGCCGACCTCGCCGGCGAACTGGGCGATTCGGTGCACCCGCTGGAACTGGACGTGCGTGACCGCGAGGCGGTGACCGCGGCGTTCGCCGACCTGCCCGCCGCCTTCGCCGAGGTGGACGTGCTGGTCAACAACGCCGGTCTCGCCAAGGGCCTCAAGCCCGCGCACCAGGCCGACCCGGACGACTGGCAGCAGATGATCGACACCAACTGCGCCGGCCTGGTCCACTGCACCCGCGCGGCGCTGCCCGGCATGGTCGAGCGGGGTCGTGGGCACGTGGTCAACCTGGGTTCGGTCGCAGGCACCTACCCGTACCCCGGCGGCAATGTGTATGGGGCCACGAAGGCTTTCGTGCACCAGTTCACCCTGAACCTGCGCAGCGACCTGCACGGCACCGGCGTGCGCGTGACGTCGGTCGAACCCGGCATGGTGGGCGGCACGGAGTTCTCCGTGGTCCGATTCGAAGGCGACCAGAGCCGGGCGGACGAGGTGTACTCGGGCATGCAGCCGCTGACCGCCGAGGACATCGCCGAATCGGTGCACTGGGTCACCGCGCAGCCTGCGCACGTCAACGTGAACGTGCTCGAACTGATGCCGGTGGCGCAGAGCTTCTCCCCGTTCCAGGTCCACCGAGCCTGA
- a CDS encoding sensor histidine kinase: MSLPRPLDPVRSIKLKLGLLVMGATGAALVFFRYQIGWLPPRTALAALVIALVTTQVLAHGMTKPLRQMTAAARAMAGGDYSRRVRATSRDEVGELALAFNRMAADLGAADQQRREMIANVSHELRTPITALRAVLENAVDGVTGEDALKTALGQTERLGRLVTELLDLSRIDAGVQPLHRESFEIEPLLREAVAETRADVRFTVEVSPPGARAFADRERLHQVVANLLDNAVRHGPADGEVRVRATAVGSGLAIEVADDGPGIAPADRERVFERFTRGERAGDGGTGLGLAIARWVAELHGGRIAVVGESGCRIRLDLPGS, translated from the coding sequence ATGAGCCTGCCCCGGCCGCTCGACCCGGTCCGCTCCATCAAGCTGAAACTCGGCCTGCTGGTGATGGGCGCGACCGGGGCGGCACTGGTGTTCTTCCGCTACCAGATCGGCTGGCTGCCACCGCGGACCGCGCTGGCCGCGCTGGTCATCGCGCTGGTCACCACGCAGGTGCTGGCGCACGGCATGACCAAACCGCTGCGGCAGATGACCGCGGCCGCCCGCGCGATGGCCGGAGGCGACTACTCGCGGCGTGTGCGCGCGACCTCCCGTGACGAGGTGGGCGAGCTGGCACTGGCATTCAATCGGATGGCCGCCGATCTGGGCGCCGCCGACCAGCAGCGGCGCGAGATGATCGCGAACGTCTCCCACGAGTTGCGCACGCCGATCACCGCGCTGCGGGCCGTGCTGGAGAACGCCGTCGACGGGGTGACCGGCGAAGACGCGCTGAAGACCGCGCTCGGGCAGACCGAACGGCTCGGCAGGCTGGTCACCGAGCTGCTCGACCTGTCGCGGATCGACGCCGGAGTCCAGCCGCTGCACCGGGAATCGTTCGAAATCGAGCCGCTGCTGCGGGAAGCCGTCGCGGAAACCCGGGCGGACGTGCGGTTCACCGTCGAGGTGAGCCCACCCGGCGCGCGGGCGTTCGCCGATCGGGAACGCCTGCACCAGGTCGTGGCGAATCTGCTGGACAACGCCGTCCGCCACGGGCCGGCCGACGGCGAGGTCCGCGTGCGCGCGACCGCGGTCGGCTCCGGCCTCGCCATCGAGGTCGCCGACGACGGGCCGGGCATCGCACCGGCCGACCGCGAGCGCGTCTTCGAACGGTTCACCCGCGGGGAACGTGCGGGCGACGGCGGCACCGGGCTCGGTCTCGCCATCGCCCGGTGGGTCGCCGAACTGCACGGCGGCCGGATCGCCGTGGTCGGCGAATCCGGCTGCCGGATCAGACTCGACCTGCCGGGGTCCTGA